The following are encoded together in the Campylobacter devanensis genome:
- a CDS encoding cupin domain-containing protein has product MKKTILTLSAAAAAFSQDLPFERGEINPYSKYFTGTTYLNTFDDAQGGRSANASLVTFEPCSRTHWHTHEKGQLLIILSGEGVVKIEGQKAIKAQPGSIIKIDSDAKHFHAGGKTTQMAHISVMGMPNKTTWLEKVSDEEFESALRELQ; this is encoded by the coding sequence ATGAAAAAAACTATTTTAACTCTTAGCGCAGCTGCTGCGGCTTTTTCGCAGGATTTGCCATTTGAGCGTGGTGAGATAAATCCGTATAGCAAATACTTCACCGGCACTACCTATCTAAATACCTTTGATGATGCACAGGGTGGCAGAAGTGCTAATGCTAGTTTAGTAACTTTCGAGCCTTGTTCTCGCACGCATTGGCACACACACGAAAAGGGTCAGCTGCTAATCATCCTAAGTGGCGAGGGCGTAGTAAAAATAGAGGGGCAAAAAGCCATAAAAGCACAGCCCGGCTCAATTATCAAAATAGATAGCGACGCTAAACATTTTCACGCAGGTGGCAAAACCACGCAAATGGCACACATTTCAGTCATGGGAATGCCAAATAAAACCACTTGGCTAGAAAAAGTAAGCGACGAAGAGTTTGAAAGTGCTTTAAGAGAACTTCAATGA
- a CDS encoding carboxymuconolactone decarboxylase family protein gives MKKILAVFAVFGGVLMSADIEDTTLKAIFENFEKSSKNDSIKAGLSPRQIELSNLAAIIASGSVRLWQERVEKSELKADEIMELLRQSTAYLGMARIREFIFVTSEIYKRKGVKITDFALESDENRLKNGQNLQIELFGSATTQSMSGDYAQIGRYLSQNCFGDYYTRTEILSLDEREIITFFLLAAQGDTSAQMKAHAKAIFLQGLNKEKLIALINANIALIGYPRSLNATAAVIEASK, from the coding sequence ATGAAAAAGATTTTAGCTGTTTTTGCGGTGTTTGGGGGTGTTTTGATGAGTGCAGATATAGAAGATACAACGCTTAAAGCGATATTTGAAAACTTTGAGAAAAGTAGTAAAAATGACAGTATAAAAGCTGGGCTTAGCCCTAGGCAAATTGAGCTTAGTAATCTAGCTGCGATAATAGCATCTGGTTCAGTTAGACTATGGCAAGAAAGAGTAGAAAAAAGTGAGTTAAAAGCTGATGAGATAATGGAGCTTTTACGCCAAAGCACGGCTTATCTTGGTATGGCTAGGATTAGGGAATTTATCTTTGTTACAAGTGAAATTTATAAGCGTAAAGGGGTTAAAATCACAGATTTTGCCCTAGAAAGTGATGAAAATAGACTTAAAAATGGGCAAAATTTACAAATAGAGCTTTTTGGCAGTGCTACTACGCAGAGTATGAGTGGCGACTACGCACAAATCGGCAGGTATTTAAGCCAAAATTGCTTTGGGGATTATTACACTAGAACTGAGATTTTAAGCCTAGACGAGCGTGAGATTATCACATTTTTTCTTTTAGCTGCTCAAGGAGATACATCAGCACAGATGAAAGCTCACGCAAAAGCTATTTTTCTTCAAGGTTTAAATAAAGAAAAATTAATCGCCCTAATCAACGCAAATATCGCTCTTATAGGCTATCCACGCTCACTAAATGCCACCGCCGCTGTAATAGAGGCTAGCAAATAA
- a CDS encoding MerR family transcriptional regulator: protein MAYTIIEVSQKTGVSPRTLRYWCDNGLFPLVEHSPSGIRYFSKSDIEWVEWVVRFRKMGMSVKRLREYINLAIKGDSTLEIRLAMIKEEKSRILNELDEIKSALDCVDKKIEFYETAIKAKSDPHAKGGKKCE, encoded by the coding sequence ATGGCATACACAATCATAGAAGTCTCACAAAAAACAGGCGTAAGCCCACGCACTTTGCGTTATTGGTGTGATAATGGGCTTTTTCCTTTGGTTGAGCATAGCCCTAGCGGTATTAGGTATTTTAGCAAGAGCGATATAGAGTGGGTAGAATGGGTTGTGCGTTTTCGTAAAATGGGTATGAGCGTTAAACGGCTTAGAGAGTATATAAATTTAGCTATCAAAGGCGATAGCACGCTAGAAATTCGCCTAGCGATGATAAAAGAAGAAAAAAGCAGAATTTTAAATGAGCTTGATGAGATAAAATCAGCGCTTGATTGCGTGGATAAAAAAATTGAATTCTACGAAACTGCCATAAAAGCCAAAAGCGACCCACACGCCAAAGGTGGCAAAAAATGCGAGTGA